In Lusitaniella coriacea LEGE 07157, the following are encoded in one genomic region:
- a CDS encoding TldD/PmbA family protein: protein MPDSFAQSKNLLIDAIARYRDCVDYLAIRLEESEGTNILLRGDKVETLSETIALGGQVRACHKGGWGFATFNKFSTLAERIEEAIAAARLVGDEETLLAAIDPVQKICQLSLTGTDPRLVPLPQKKELCDRYNDILLTTNPRIASSQVSYGDSTQHILLATSEGTLLEQSWVDMEMRFSAIARNGDIVQTGRETTGSRKAYEDLTQLDGKVRDTAERAVTALSLPPVTGNTYTVVIDPILTGLFVHEAFGHLSEADMTYENPDLLEVMSMGKRFGSKELQIFDGAAPTGHRGSYFYDDEGTPATTTQLIEDGVLVGRLHSRETAGKLGEKPTGNARCLNYHYPPIVRMTNTWIARGTTPVKDLTAEIKEGVYAQNWLGGMTNGEMFTFSAGEAWMIRNGKLAEPVRDVTLSGNVFKTLANIEAIGNDFYWDESGGCGKSGQSGLPVGCGGPSLRIRDVVVGGEAK, encoded by the coding sequence ATGCCCGATTCATTCGCTCAGAGCAAAAATTTACTCATTGACGCGATCGCGCGATACCGCGACTGCGTTGATTATCTCGCCATCCGCCTGGAAGAATCCGAAGGAACCAACATCCTACTGCGAGGAGATAAAGTAGAAACCCTTAGCGAAACGATTGCCTTGGGAGGACAAGTCAGAGCGTGTCATAAAGGCGGATGGGGTTTTGCCACCTTTAATAAATTCTCCACCCTCGCAGAACGCATCGAAGAAGCCATCGCCGCCGCTCGATTAGTTGGCGATGAAGAAACGCTCCTCGCCGCGATCGATCCCGTCCAGAAAATTTGTCAACTCTCCCTCACCGGAACCGATCCTCGCCTCGTTCCCCTCCCCCAAAAAAAAGAACTGTGCGATCGCTACAACGACATCCTACTAACCACTAACCCTCGCATCGCCAGCAGCCAAGTCAGCTACGGCGACAGCACCCAACACATTCTCCTCGCCACCTCAGAAGGAACCCTCCTCGAACAATCCTGGGTTGATATGGAAATGCGATTTTCCGCGATCGCGCGCAACGGCGACATCGTACAAACAGGGCGAGAAACCACCGGATCTCGCAAAGCCTACGAAGACCTGACACAACTCGACGGAAAAGTTCGCGATACTGCCGAACGTGCCGTCACCGCCCTCTCCCTGCCCCCCGTTACAGGCAACACCTATACCGTCGTTATTGACCCCATCCTCACCGGATTGTTTGTTCACGAAGCTTTCGGACACCTCTCCGAAGCAGATATGACCTACGAAAATCCCGATCTCCTCGAAGTCATGAGTATGGGCAAGCGCTTTGGAAGCAAAGAATTACAAATTTTTGACGGAGCCGCCCCCACAGGTCATCGCGGCAGCTACTTCTACGACGACGAAGGAACCCCCGCCACAACCACGCAACTTATTGAAGATGGCGTTTTAGTCGGACGCTTGCACTCCCGCGAAACCGCCGGAAAATTGGGAGAAAAACCCACCGGAAATGCGCGCTGTCTCAACTATCACTATCCGCCAATCGTTCGCATGACCAACACTTGGATTGCCCGTGGCACCACTCCCGTTAAGGATTTAACCGCCGAAATCAAAGAAGGGGTGTACGCGCAAAACTGGTTGGGGGGAATGACCAATGGGGAGATGTTTACCTTTAGTGCGGGGGAAGCCTGGATGATTCGTAACGGGAAACTTGCCGAACCCGTGCGCGATGTCACCCTATCGGGAAACGTTTTTAAAACCCTTGCCAATATTGAAGCGATTGGTAATGATTTTTACTGGGATGAATCCGGCGGTTGTGGTAAATCCGGACAAAGTGGTTTGCCAGTCGGCTGTGGCGGACCGAGTTTGCGCATCCGCGATGTGGTTGTAGGAGGAGAAGCAAAGTAA